In a single window of the Terriglobus roseus genome:
- the sdhA gene encoding succinate dehydrogenase flavoprotein subunit, translated as MAAVPKIIVVGGGLAGLSAVIKIAEAGGKVDLFSIVPVKRSHSVCAQGGINAAKDLKGEGDSVDKHFDDTVYGGDFLANQTPVKNMTAQGPAIIDLLDRMGVPFNRTPEGLLDFRRFGGTLYQRTAYAGATTGQQLLYALDEQVRRFEAEGKVTKYEGWEFLSAVLDSAGVCRGICAMDLRSMEVRTFPCDAVIICTGGNGAIFGKSTNSVVCTGSAQSALYQQGAFYANGEFIQVHPTAIPGEDKLRLMSESARGEGGRVWVPRKKGDPRPAKTIPEADRYYFLEEKYPKYGNLVPRDIATREIHKIVYEQDLGIDGQPMVYLDVSHIPREVLEKKIEGILEIYEKFVGEDPHEVPMKIFPGVHYTMGGLWVDFNQQTNIPGVFAAGEADYSIHGANRLGANSLLSCIYGGFVAGPQAMTYAKSLPAQTGDGGHAAEKVRQMEFNNILLSNQGTENPFKLWRELGDTMTRHATIIRYNKGLREADEKIVELLARYRNINLTDKSQWANTSFAFTRQLYNMLQLARVIVQGAEKRDESRGAHYKPDFPDRHDEQFLKTTMASYDGANDAPIIGYEEVDTQWIKPRPRVYTSS; from the coding sequence ATGGCAGCAGTGCCAAAGATCATTGTTGTAGGTGGCGGTCTCGCCGGTCTCTCCGCGGTTATCAAGATCGCTGAGGCTGGTGGCAAGGTCGACCTGTTCTCTATCGTTCCGGTCAAGCGTTCGCACTCCGTCTGCGCACAGGGCGGCATCAATGCGGCCAAGGATCTGAAGGGCGAAGGCGACTCCGTCGACAAACACTTTGACGACACCGTCTATGGTGGCGACTTCCTCGCCAACCAGACGCCCGTGAAGAACATGACGGCGCAGGGCCCGGCGATCATCGATCTGCTGGACCGTATGGGTGTTCCCTTTAACCGCACGCCCGAGGGTCTGCTAGACTTTCGCCGCTTCGGTGGCACGCTCTACCAGCGCACCGCATACGCAGGCGCGACGACCGGCCAGCAGTTGCTGTACGCGCTGGACGAGCAGGTTCGCCGCTTCGAGGCGGAGGGCAAGGTAACCAAGTACGAGGGATGGGAGTTCCTGTCCGCCGTGCTGGACAGCGCCGGCGTCTGCCGCGGTATCTGCGCGATGGATCTGCGCAGCATGGAAGTGCGCACGTTCCCCTGCGACGCCGTGATCATCTGCACCGGCGGCAACGGCGCCATCTTCGGTAAGAGCACCAACTCCGTCGTTTGCACCGGATCGGCGCAGTCTGCGCTGTACCAGCAGGGCGCGTTCTACGCGAACGGCGAGTTCATCCAGGTTCACCCGACGGCGATCCCCGGCGAAGACAAGCTGCGCCTGATGTCCGAGTCCGCTCGTGGCGAAGGCGGCCGCGTGTGGGTGCCGCGCAAGAAGGGCGATCCCCGCCCGGCGAAGACCATTCCCGAAGCCGACCGCTACTACTTCCTGGAAGAGAAGTATCCCAAGTACGGCAACCTGGTGCCGCGTGACATTGCCACGCGCGAGATACACAAGATTGTCTACGAGCAGGACCTGGGCATCGACGGGCAGCCGATGGTCTACCTGGACGTCTCGCACATTCCGCGCGAGGTGCTGGAGAAGAAGATCGAAGGCATCCTGGAGATCTACGAGAAGTTCGTCGGCGAAGATCCGCACGAAGTGCCGATGAAGATCTTCCCGGGCGTTCACTACACGATGGGCGGCCTGTGGGTCGACTTCAACCAGCAGACGAACATTCCCGGCGTCTTCGCCGCGGGTGAGGCGGATTACTCGATCCACGGCGCGAACCGCCTGGGTGCGAATTCCCTGCTGAGTTGCATCTACGGCGGCTTTGTGGCCGGGCCGCAGGCGATGACCTACGCGAAGAGCCTGCCGGCGCAGACGGGTGATGGCGGGCACGCTGCCGAGAAGGTTCGGCAGATGGAGTTCAATAACATCCTGCTGAGCAACCAGGGTACTGAGAATCCGTTCAAGCTGTGGCGCGAACTGGGCGATACGATGACGCGGCACGCCACGATCATCCGTTACAACAAGGGTCTGCGCGAGGCCGACGAGAAGATCGTCGAGCTGCTGGCGCGCTATCGCAACATCAACCTGACGGACAAGAGCCAGTGGGCGAACACATCATTCGCCTTCACAAGGCAGCTCTATAACATGCTGCAGCTGGCACGCGTGATCGTGCAGGGTGCGGAGAAGCGTGACGAGAGCCGCGGCGCGCATTACAAGCCGGATTTCCCGGATCGTCATGACGAGCAGTTCCTGAAGACGACGATGGCGAGCTATGACGGCGCGAACGATGCGCCGATCATCGGGTACGAAGAAGTGGATACGCAGTGGATCAAGCCGCGCCCACGGGTTTATACGAGTTCATAA
- the sdhB gene encoding succinate dehydrogenase iron-sulfur subunit: MSTKTKNGHSGKAKAYTGSTYKVTIKRQATPDAAATTEVFNLPYRSGLNITSVLVDIAANPVNASGATTTAIAYDSNCLEEICGSCAMLINGKARMACSALVDTMLAESGNGEITLAPLSKFPVVRDLAVDRSVLFENLKAVKAWVPIDGSYDLGPGPRQFPQIQEERYPLSNCISCTICMEVCPQFNDDTNFVGAATIAQARLFNMDPAGSVLKEERLRALAGDGGVQECGYAQNCVQACPKQLPLTEAISDISRDVIVQQVKDFFVR, encoded by the coding sequence ATGTCGACGAAGACGAAGAACGGGCATAGCGGTAAGGCGAAGGCGTACACGGGTTCGACCTACAAGGTGACGATCAAGCGGCAGGCGACGCCCGATGCGGCGGCGACGACCGAGGTCTTCAACCTGCCCTATCGCAGCGGCCTGAACATCACCAGCGTGCTGGTGGACATTGCCGCCAACCCGGTCAACGCATCGGGTGCGACGACAACGGCCATCGCCTATGACTCAAATTGCCTGGAAGAGATTTGCGGCTCGTGCGCCATGCTGATCAACGGTAAGGCGCGCATGGCGTGCTCGGCTCTGGTCGACACCATGCTGGCGGAGAGCGGCAATGGCGAGATCACGCTGGCTCCCCTGTCGAAGTTCCCCGTGGTGCGTGACCTTGCGGTGGACCGCAGCGTTCTGTTCGAGAACCTGAAGGCTGTTAAGGCGTGGGTGCCAATCGACGGCAGCTACGACCTGGGGCCCGGACCGCGGCAGTTCCCCCAGATTCAGGAAGAGCGCTATCCGCTGTCGAACTGTATCTCCTGCACCATCTGCATGGAGGTCTGCCCGCAGTTCAACGACGACACCAACTTCGTGGGCGCGGCGACCATTGCGCAGGCTCGCCTGTTCAACATGGACCCTGCCGGTTCGGTGCTGAAGGAAGAGCGTCTTCGCGCGCTGGCCGGCGACGGCGGTGTGCAGGAGTGTGGCTACGCACAGAACTGCGTGCAGGCCTGCCCTAAGCAGTTGCCGCTGACGGAAGCGATCAGCGACATCAGCCGCGATGTGATCGTGCAGCAGGTGAAGGACTTCTTCGTCCGCTAG
- a CDS encoding PPC domain-containing DNA-binding protein codes for MIRQALTFAFALALTALAPAQQTIQPSRPVPVGKAPHVTFKVVKDTPDEKVYAIIFLKGDEVLSGLTDFAIANHVGNAHFTGIGAVNSATLAWLDLPHKIYNGIPVTEQVEVLTLTGDIATFNSKPVIHMHAVLGRHDGTTVGGHVFELNVNPTVEVFLTANTTPLAKRADEESGMKLIDPKS; via the coding sequence ATGATTCGCCAGGCTCTCACGTTCGCCTTCGCTCTCGCCCTCACAGCGCTCGCGCCCGCGCAGCAAACCATCCAGCCATCGCGTCCCGTCCCCGTCGGCAAGGCACCACATGTGACCTTCAAGGTCGTGAAAGACACGCCAGACGAGAAGGTGTACGCCATCATCTTCCTTAAGGGCGATGAAGTCCTCAGCGGCCTCACCGACTTCGCCATCGCAAACCATGTCGGCAACGCGCACTTCACCGGCATCGGCGCCGTCAACAGCGCAACTCTCGCCTGGCTCGACCTGCCGCACAAAATTTACAACGGCATCCCTGTAACAGAACAGGTCGAAGTGCTCACACTCACAGGCGACATCGCCACCTTCAACAGCAAACCTGTCATCCACATGCACGCCGTACTCGGCAGGCACGACGGCACCACGGTTGGCGGCCACGTCTTCGAACTCAACGTCAATCCGACAGTCGAAGTCTTCCTCACTGCCAACACCACGCCACTCGCCAAGCGAGCCGACGAAGAAAGCGGCATGAAGCTCATCGATCCGAAATCCTAG
- a CDS encoding dipeptidase: protein MEDFLTQARELHAECIVLDGHADTPQRFVDDNWNWIGDPLGLGQLSAETATEGCLDGGFLIAWPEPEAWAGHFAARTRSLIASVHAQAVKYPAALRICRTPEEVRNAKSAGRFAALIGVEGGHAIENSLGILREFHASGARYMTLTWANANDWCGSSGGGANPMGLTAFGRDVIAEMNRLGMMVDVSHVSDAAFWDVLEVSRVPVIASHSSVRHLCDAARNLTDEMALAIAARGGVVMVNFYAAFLSDAWRAAWNAQKPELLAALDVVRERFAAKGQRMPFSAEIAVDREFARRIPPVPFSVLLDHFDHLLKLVGPGHVGIGSDFDGIALSVEGMETAADLPKITAGLLERGWSPDDLRGVLGENLLRVMSAVQAAGA, encoded by the coding sequence ATGGAAGACTTTCTGACGCAGGCACGGGAGTTGCACGCTGAGTGCATCGTTCTGGATGGCCACGCCGACACTCCTCAGCGTTTCGTGGACGACAACTGGAACTGGATTGGCGATCCACTCGGCCTTGGTCAGCTCTCCGCGGAGACTGCTACCGAGGGCTGTCTGGACGGTGGATTCCTCATCGCATGGCCTGAGCCGGAAGCATGGGCCGGGCACTTCGCCGCGCGCACGCGGTCTTTGATTGCGAGTGTGCATGCACAGGCCGTGAAATACCCGGCAGCGCTCCGCATCTGCAGGACTCCTGAGGAAGTGCGGAACGCGAAAAGCGCCGGCCGCTTCGCCGCGTTGATTGGAGTTGAGGGTGGCCACGCCATTGAGAACAGCCTTGGGATCCTGCGTGAGTTCCATGCCAGCGGCGCTCGTTACATGACGCTGACCTGGGCCAATGCGAATGACTGGTGCGGATCGAGCGGAGGCGGTGCGAACCCTATGGGTCTGACCGCATTCGGTCGCGACGTCATCGCGGAGATGAATCGACTGGGCATGATGGTCGATGTCTCGCACGTGAGTGATGCGGCCTTCTGGGACGTGTTAGAGGTAAGCCGCGTACCGGTGATTGCCTCGCATTCTTCCGTGCGGCACCTGTGCGATGCAGCGCGAAATCTTACAGACGAGATGGCTCTCGCTATCGCAGCCAGGGGCGGCGTGGTGATGGTGAACTTCTACGCGGCGTTCCTCAGCGATGCATGGCGTGCCGCATGGAATGCGCAGAAGCCCGAATTGCTTGCCGCGCTGGATGTCGTTCGAGAACGCTTTGCCGCTAAAGGGCAGCGCATGCCGTTCTCTGCCGAGATTGCAGTGGATCGCGAGTTCGCCCGGCGCATTCCACCTGTCCCTTTCTCCGTGCTGCTCGATCACTTCGACCATCTCCTCAAACTCGTGGGACCGGGGCATGTCGGCATCGGATCGGATTTCGATGGCATCGCCTTATCCGTGGAGGGCATGGAGACCGCGGCTGATCTGCCCAAGATCACGGCTGGTCTTCTGGAACGCGGATGGTCCCCGGATGATCTGCGCGGGGTGCTGGGAGAGAACCTGCTCCGCGTGATGTCTGCGGTGCAGGCTGCGGGCGCCTAG